One region of Oreochromis aureus strain Israel breed Guangdong linkage group 19, ZZ_aureus, whole genome shotgun sequence genomic DNA includes:
- the LOC116328635 gene encoding cytosolic 5'-nucleotidase 1A-like translates to MSECRTSTGKKRKTADFTQRQRKIRKSEREIPVTIAMSSGLLFKQEQEGYGPAFKFVKALKAVNAELRHHYPDSNELFKVIFIDDTTSSDFLMDQTCERNQLVSELRRNNTHLYLSDEPNKVQEALNAGVAAAIMFTPTNIITESENQLRVAFDGDAVLFSNESELVFKSGLQAFLDHEEQNVEIPMNGGPFRGFLEVLIKLQKKLNNTGLYKKCPIRTYLVTSRGAGCPGYRALNTLHRWHLELDEAVFLGGADKGPSLQRIKPHIFFDDQQRHVDAALEVGTVACLVPSPN, encoded by the exons ATGAGTGAGTGCAGAACTTCTACA ggaaagaaaagaaagacagctgacttcactcagagacagagaaagataagaaag tcTGAACGAGAGATCCCTGTCACCATTGCCATGTCTTCAGGACTCCTCTTCAAGCAAGAACAGGAGGGCTATGGCCCTGCCTTCAAATTTGTCAAG GCTCTGAAAGCAGTCAATGCTGAACTCAGACACCATTACCCTGATAGTAACGAGCTCTTTAAAGTCATATTCATCGATGACACCACATCATCAGACTTTCTCATGGACCAGACCTGTGAACGCA ATCAACTTGTGAGTGAGTTAAGAAGAAACAATACCCACCTGTACCTGTCTGATGAACCAAACAAGGTTCAGGAAGCTTTGAATGCAG GTGTAGCAGCTGCTATCATGTTCACCCCAACAAACATCATCACAGAGTCTGAGAATCAGCTGCGTGTTGCCTTTGATGGCGATGCTGTCCTCTTCTCTAATGAGTCAGAGCTCGTGTTCAAGAGTGGACTACAAGCATTCTTGGATCATGAGGAGCAAAATGTTGAAATTCCAATGAATGGG GGACCATTCAGAGGATTCTTGGAGGTTTTAataaaactgcagaaaaagttgaataatacAGGCCTGTACAAGAAGTGTCCCATTCGTACCTACCTGGTGACATCTCGAGGGGCAGGCTGTCCTGGCTACAGAGCTTTAAACACTCTGCACCGGTGGCATCTGGagcttgatgaagctgtgtTTCTGGGAGGGGCTGACAAAGGTCCTAGCCTGCAGAGGATCAAACCTCACATCTTCTTTGATGACCAGCAGAGACATGTTGATGCTGCACTGGAGGTCGGCACAGTGGCATGCCTGGTGCCTTCACCAAACTAA